A section of the Cutibacterium granulosum genome encodes:
- the pepN gene encoding aminopeptidase N yields the protein MNSLNITRDEAHRRSTIVTAHSYRVVVDLSGRDPRGEALADPTGTFVSSSTISFSSTGGQTHVDLVADGVYAVVLDGVPLDPAAHQGNRYPISVEAGEHCLTIIALCRYSHTGEGLHRFVDPADERVYLYSQFETADARRMFATFEQPDQKATFALQVIAPSHWVVVSNSPTPEPEDGPYDGMSRWSFAPTVPIATYLTALVAGEYHVDHGTITSTKGELGADILCRQSLKEHLDADRIRHITQRGFDVYESEFDYAYPFEKYDQSFVPEFNAGAMENAGCVTHRDEYLFRSRVTSAAHLNRDVTILHELAHMWFGDLVTMKWWDDLWLNESFAEWCSYHCRAVISAQDGGEDPWVSFANQRKTWGYTQDQLPTTHPIAADMVDLDAVEQNFDGITYAKGASTLKQLVAFVGQENFLAGVHEYFVAHEFGNTELADLLTKLHDASGRDLSDFTDTWLKTPGVNVMQADFDVDAQGNFTRFDVVQSASERFPVLRTHRMGIGIYSLRDGALVRTDGLEVDVHGERTPIAALVGHHRGDLVLLNDGDLTYAKVRLDDVSLATLEAHIDAITDPLARALCWASAWDMCRDGEMTAQDYVRLVTTGLGSETDLTAMQALAAQATMATERFAAASVRKDTRMALVSSLAAQLKGAEPGSDRQVALANGLIDAAGPEAVEVLQGWLADEEVPEGLTVDQGVRWRVLIALARLGAADEALIAAEQQRDGTSAGAEEAASARSAAADADLKAAAWHLATEDPTVPNETYRHITRSFIQPGQEDLLEPYAAKYLQLCEQISTGQGQWANAGHAQVQNALTFLFPATLADRAWLDGLYSWMRDAELNSTVLRVLLERADMAERALHCQNASGARG from the coding sequence ATGAACTCGCTCAACATCACCCGCGACGAGGCGCATCGCCGCTCAACGATCGTCACTGCACACAGCTACCGCGTCGTCGTGGATCTGTCTGGCCGGGACCCTCGAGGAGAGGCCTTGGCCGATCCGACCGGCACCTTCGTGTCGTCCTCCACGATCTCATTCTCCAGCACCGGGGGCCAGACCCATGTCGACCTCGTCGCGGACGGGGTGTACGCCGTCGTCCTGGACGGGGTACCACTGGACCCGGCCGCGCACCAGGGCAACCGCTACCCCATCAGCGTCGAGGCCGGCGAGCACTGCCTGACGATCATCGCGCTGTGCCGCTACTCCCACACCGGCGAGGGGCTGCACCGCTTCGTCGACCCCGCCGACGAGCGGGTGTACCTCTACAGTCAGTTCGAGACCGCCGACGCCCGTCGCATGTTCGCCACCTTCGAGCAGCCGGACCAGAAGGCAACTTTCGCACTACAGGTCATCGCGCCGAGTCACTGGGTCGTCGTGTCGAACTCCCCCACCCCCGAACCCGAGGATGGCCCGTACGACGGCATGAGCAGGTGGAGCTTCGCCCCCACCGTGCCGATCGCCACCTACCTCACCGCCCTGGTCGCCGGTGAGTACCACGTCGACCACGGCACCATCACCTCCACCAAGGGTGAGCTGGGGGCCGACATCCTGTGCCGTCAGTCGCTCAAGGAGCATCTGGACGCCGATCGCATTCGTCACATCACCCAGCGCGGGTTCGACGTCTACGAGTCCGAGTTCGACTATGCCTACCCCTTCGAGAAGTACGACCAGTCGTTCGTGCCCGAGTTCAATGCCGGTGCCATGGAGAACGCTGGGTGCGTCACCCACCGCGACGAGTACCTGTTCCGTTCCCGGGTGACGTCGGCAGCCCACCTCAACCGCGACGTGACGATCCTGCACGAGCTGGCACACATGTGGTTCGGCGACCTCGTCACCATGAAGTGGTGGGACGACCTGTGGCTCAACGAGTCCTTCGCCGAGTGGTGCTCCTACCACTGCCGCGCCGTCATCAGCGCCCAGGACGGTGGGGAGGACCCGTGGGTGTCGTTCGCCAACCAGCGCAAGACGTGGGGCTACACCCAGGATCAGCTGCCCACCACGCACCCGATCGCAGCCGACATGGTCGATCTGGACGCCGTGGAGCAGAACTTCGACGGCATCACCTATGCCAAGGGCGCATCGACCCTCAAGCAGCTGGTGGCCTTCGTCGGCCAGGAGAACTTCCTTGCCGGGGTGCACGAGTACTTCGTCGCACACGAATTCGGCAACACCGAGCTCGCCGACCTGCTCACCAAGCTGCACGACGCCTCCGGACGAGACCTCTCCGACTTCACCGACACCTGGCTCAAGACCCCGGGCGTGAACGTCATGCAGGCTGACTTCGACGTCGACGCCCAGGGCAATTTCACTCGGTTCGACGTGGTGCAGAGTGCCTCCGAACGGTTCCCCGTGCTGCGCACCCACCGAATGGGGATCGGCATCTACTCCCTGCGCGATGGTGCCCTGGTGCGTACCGACGGTCTGGAAGTGGACGTCCACGGCGAGCGCACCCCCATCGCGGCCCTGGTCGGCCACCACCGTGGCGACCTCGTCCTGCTCAACGACGGTGACCTCACCTATGCCAAGGTGCGGCTGGACGACGTCTCCCTGGCAACCTTGGAGGCACACATCGACGCCATCACCGACCCGCTGGCCCGCGCCCTGTGCTGGGCCTCGGCATGGGACATGTGCCGGGACGGTGAGATGACGGCCCAGGACTACGTACGTCTCGTGACCACTGGCCTGGGTTCGGAGACCGACCTCACTGCGATGCAGGCCCTCGCCGCCCAGGCGACCATGGCCACCGAGCGGTTTGCCGCCGCGTCGGTGCGCAAGGACACCCGCATGGCCCTGGTGTCGAGCCTCGCCGCACAGCTCAAGGGTGCCGAGCCCGGATCAGACCGTCAGGTGGCGCTGGCCAATGGTCTCATCGACGCTGCCGGTCCCGAGGCTGTCGAGGTGTTGCAGGGCTGGCTGGCTGACGAGGAGGTGCCCGAAGGGCTCACCGTGGACCAAGGTGTGCGCTGGCGTGTCCTCATCGCGCTGGCCCGCCTCGGTGCGGCCGACGAGGCCCTCATCGCTGCCGAGCAGCAGCGTGATGGCACCAGTGCGGGAGCCGAGGAGGCCGCCTCGGCTCGTTCGGCCGCTGCGGACGCCGACCTCAAGGCCGCCGCGTGGCACCTCGCCACCGAGGACCCGACGGTGCCCAACGAGACCTACCGGCACATCACTCGCAGCTTCATCCAACCTGGCCAAGAGGACCTGCTGGAGCCCTACGCCGCCAAGTACCTGCAACTGTGTGAGCAGATCAGCACCGGGCAGGGGCAGTGGGCCAACGCCGGTCACGCCCAGGTGCAGAATGCGCTGACCTTCCTCTTCCCGGCGACGCTGGCCGACCGGGCCTGGCTGGACGGGCTGTACTCATGGATGCGTGATGCCGAGCTGAACAGCACGGTGCTGCGCGTGCTGCTGGAACGGGCCGACATGGCAGAGCGTGCCCTGCACTGCCAGAACGCCAGCGGCGCACGCGGCTGA